A single genomic interval of Gossypium raimondii isolate GPD5lz chromosome 11, ASM2569854v1, whole genome shotgun sequence harbors:
- the LOC105802341 gene encoding fatty acid amide hydrolase isoform X2, whose product MGLLRAAGVVYKPVEQLDLGPDSNEIYVEADIKAPRMGGLLAKIFAWILESRIFGALAFYILKRLNRVHKFISNATVEEPPMFVPLHPYVDLDEQEVIEIDSDASPAERVQQAMNCLPLTSENSLDAFKFSCFRRWTIADYSRAYRNGEITPLKIAERFIDAVHESSSRPLSIAFFINYDAEDILRQATESTLRYERGAPISALDGVPIAVKDEIDCSPYPTTGGTKWLHKVRPCTGDACCVARLRSCGAILVGKTNMHELGATPSGINPHYGPPRNPYDPSRISGGSSSGSAAVVCAGLCPAALGVDGGGSVRMPASLSGVVGFKPTFGRIPHSGVLPLNWTVGMVGVLAGTLEDAFIVYAAISGHLPSHEPTTLPPKIHFPLLNSTNPISNIKLAIYGEWFNDCNEEIRLCCSNAVQLLCERYNWKTVEVTIPELEVMRLAHYVTIGSECSTALSSHLENLGRSEFGWDARVVVDIYGAFNSNEYIKAQKLRYRHMQIHNKIFAKADVIVTPTTGMTAYSISKNALKTGELDYVNGGTIIRYQIAGNFLGLPAITVPVGYDKAGLPIGLQFIGKPWSEPTLMHLAFAMQALCITDYRKPKVFYDILGKK is encoded by the exons ATGGGATTATTGAGAGCTGCTGGCGTGGTTTACAAGCCAGTAGAGCAACTTGATCTTGGTCCTGACAGTAACGAGATATATGTCGAAGCCGATATCAAAG cTCCTCGCATGGGAGGATTGCTGGCAAAAATATTTGCGTGGATTCTGGAGTCAAGGATATTTGGAGCATTGGCGTTCTACATTTTGAAGAGGCTGAATCGAGTTCACAAG TTTATCTCGAATGCAACGGTGGAGGAACCACCCATGTTTGTTCCATTGCATCCTTATGTTG ACCTTGATGAGCAAGAAGTCATAGAGATTGATTCTGATGCATCTCCAGCAGAAAGAGTTCAACAAGCTATGAATTGCCTTCCTTTAACCTCAGAGAATTCACTAGATGCTTTCAAATTCAGCTGTTTCCGGCGTTGGACAATAGCGGATTATTCAAGAGCCTATAGAAATGGGGAAATAACTCCATTGAAG ATTGCAGAGCGGTTTATAGATGCTGTTCATGAATCTTCCAGTCGTCCTTTGTCAATAGCCTTCTTCATTAACTATGATGCTGAAGATATCCTAAGGCAAGCTACAGAATCAACTCTTCGGTATGAAAGAG GAGCTCCAATATCTGCTCTAGATGGAGTTCCAATTGCTGTCAAGGATGAAATAGATTGTTCTCCATATCCAACTACAG GAGGTACAAAGTGGCTGCACAAGGTTAGACCATGTACAGGCGATGCATGCTGTGTTGCACGACTCAGGTCCTGTGGTGCTATACTTGTTGGAAAGACTAATATGCATGAGCTTGGAGCTACACCAAGTGGGATAAATCCCCACTATGG GCCTCCGAGAAATCCCTATGATCCCAGCAGAATCTCTGGTGGTTCTTCTAGTGGATCTGCAGCAGTAGTGTGTGCAGGGTTATGCCCTGCAGCCCTTGGTGTGGACGGAGGAG GATCTGTGAGAATGCCTGCATCCCTTTCTGGTGTTGTCGGGTTCAAACCGACTTTTGGACGCATTCCTCATTCAGG TGTTCTTCCTCTGAACTGGACAGTAGGAATGGTTGGAGTACTAGCAGGTACCTTAGAGGATGCATTTATTGT TTATGCTGCTATTAGTGGTCATCTTCCATCACATGAGCCAACCACTTTGCCT CCCAAAATACATTTTCCGTTGCTGAACTCCACAAATCCAATATCAAACATCAAGCTTGCAATATATGGAGAG TGGTTCAACGATTGCAACGAAGAGATCAGATTATGCTGCTCTAATGCTGTGCAATTGCTTTGTGAGCGTTACAATTGGAAG ACTGTAGAGGTTACCATACCAGAGCTAGAAGTAATGCGCCTGGCACATTATGTGACAATTGGTTCCGAATGCAGTACTGCACTGAGTTCTCATCTGGAAAATTT GGGCCGTTCAGAATTTGGATGGGATGCAAGAGTAGTAGTTGATATATATGGTGCTTTCAACAGCAATGAGTATATAAAGGCCCAGAAACTGAG GTACCGCCATATGCAGattcataacaaaattttcGCCAAGGCAGATGTCATAGTTACTCCAACAACAGG TATGACTGCATACTCAATATCTAAAAACGCTCTAAAGACTGGTGAGCTTGACTACGTAAATGGAG GTACCATTATTCGATATCAGATAGCAGGAAACTTTTTGGGACTACCTGCTATTACTGTCCCT GTTGGTTATGACAAAGCTGGTTTGCCAATTGGCCTTCAATTTATAGGGAAGCCATGGTCAGAACCCACTTTAATGCACCTTGCATTTGCAATGCAG GCATTGTGCATCACAGATTACAGAAAACCAAAGGTTTTCTACGACATACTTGGTAAAAAGTGA
- the LOC105802341 gene encoding fatty acid amide hydrolase isoform X1 — translation MGLLRAAGVVYKPVEQLDLGPDSNEIYVEADIKAPRMGGLLAKIFAWILESRIFGALAFYILKRLNRVHKFISNATVEEPPMFVPLHPYVDLDEQEVIEIDSDASPAERVQQAMNCLPLTSENSLDAFKFSCFRRWTIADYSRAYRNGEITPLKIAERFIDAVHESSSRPLSIAFFINYDAEDILRQATESTLRYERGAPISALDGVPIAVKDEIDCSPYPTTGGTKWLHKVRPCTGDACCVARLRSCGAILVGKTNMHELGATPSGINPHYGPPRNPYDPSRISGGSSSGSAAVVCAGLCPAALGVDGGGSVRMPASLSGVVGFKPTFGRIPHSGVLPLNWTVGMVGVLAGTLEDAFIVYAAISGHLPSHEPTTLPPKIHFPLLNSTNPISNIKLAIYGEWFNDCNEEIRLCCSNAVQLLCERYNWKTVEVTIPELEVMRLAHYVTIGSECSTALSSHLENFRGRSEFGWDARVVVDIYGAFNSNEYIKAQKLRYRHMQIHNKIFAKADVIVTPTTGMTAYSISKNALKTGELDYVNGGTIIRYQIAGNFLGLPAITVPVGYDKAGLPIGLQFIGKPWSEPTLMHLAFAMQALCITDYRKPKVFYDILGKK, via the exons ATGGGATTATTGAGAGCTGCTGGCGTGGTTTACAAGCCAGTAGAGCAACTTGATCTTGGTCCTGACAGTAACGAGATATATGTCGAAGCCGATATCAAAG cTCCTCGCATGGGAGGATTGCTGGCAAAAATATTTGCGTGGATTCTGGAGTCAAGGATATTTGGAGCATTGGCGTTCTACATTTTGAAGAGGCTGAATCGAGTTCACAAG TTTATCTCGAATGCAACGGTGGAGGAACCACCCATGTTTGTTCCATTGCATCCTTATGTTG ACCTTGATGAGCAAGAAGTCATAGAGATTGATTCTGATGCATCTCCAGCAGAAAGAGTTCAACAAGCTATGAATTGCCTTCCTTTAACCTCAGAGAATTCACTAGATGCTTTCAAATTCAGCTGTTTCCGGCGTTGGACAATAGCGGATTATTCAAGAGCCTATAGAAATGGGGAAATAACTCCATTGAAG ATTGCAGAGCGGTTTATAGATGCTGTTCATGAATCTTCCAGTCGTCCTTTGTCAATAGCCTTCTTCATTAACTATGATGCTGAAGATATCCTAAGGCAAGCTACAGAATCAACTCTTCGGTATGAAAGAG GAGCTCCAATATCTGCTCTAGATGGAGTTCCAATTGCTGTCAAGGATGAAATAGATTGTTCTCCATATCCAACTACAG GAGGTACAAAGTGGCTGCACAAGGTTAGACCATGTACAGGCGATGCATGCTGTGTTGCACGACTCAGGTCCTGTGGTGCTATACTTGTTGGAAAGACTAATATGCATGAGCTTGGAGCTACACCAAGTGGGATAAATCCCCACTATGG GCCTCCGAGAAATCCCTATGATCCCAGCAGAATCTCTGGTGGTTCTTCTAGTGGATCTGCAGCAGTAGTGTGTGCAGGGTTATGCCCTGCAGCCCTTGGTGTGGACGGAGGAG GATCTGTGAGAATGCCTGCATCCCTTTCTGGTGTTGTCGGGTTCAAACCGACTTTTGGACGCATTCCTCATTCAGG TGTTCTTCCTCTGAACTGGACAGTAGGAATGGTTGGAGTACTAGCAGGTACCTTAGAGGATGCATTTATTGT TTATGCTGCTATTAGTGGTCATCTTCCATCACATGAGCCAACCACTTTGCCT CCCAAAATACATTTTCCGTTGCTGAACTCCACAAATCCAATATCAAACATCAAGCTTGCAATATATGGAGAG TGGTTCAACGATTGCAACGAAGAGATCAGATTATGCTGCTCTAATGCTGTGCAATTGCTTTGTGAGCGTTACAATTGGAAG ACTGTAGAGGTTACCATACCAGAGCTAGAAGTAATGCGCCTGGCACATTATGTGACAATTGGTTCCGAATGCAGTACTGCACTGAGTTCTCATCTGGAAAATTT TAGGGGCCGTTCAGAATTTGGATGGGATGCAAGAGTAGTAGTTGATATATATGGTGCTTTCAACAGCAATGAGTATATAAAGGCCCAGAAACTGAG GTACCGCCATATGCAGattcataacaaaattttcGCCAAGGCAGATGTCATAGTTACTCCAACAACAGG TATGACTGCATACTCAATATCTAAAAACGCTCTAAAGACTGGTGAGCTTGACTACGTAAATGGAG GTACCATTATTCGATATCAGATAGCAGGAAACTTTTTGGGACTACCTGCTATTACTGTCCCT GTTGGTTATGACAAAGCTGGTTTGCCAATTGGCCTTCAATTTATAGGGAAGCCATGGTCAGAACCCACTTTAATGCACCTTGCATTTGCAATGCAG GCATTGTGCATCACAGATTACAGAAAACCAAAGGTTTTCTACGACATACTTGGTAAAAAGTGA